The sequence below is a genomic window from Rissa tridactyla isolate bRisTri1 chromosome 20, bRisTri1.patW.cur.20221130, whole genome shotgun sequence.
GTATAATCTAATTTcgcagaactaaaaaaaaaaaaaaaaaagcggtgtTTTATTCTTATGTTCCCTGCTCCTACAGTAAAACAGTTGGTGTTCCTCCCTTTTTAAAAGACTTGCTTGCACATAGGGGTGGATAAAGTGAGCTTTTTAGTAGCTGAGGTGATGGCTCTTCGGAAGCAATGACGATGAAGAGGTTTCTATTTGGCTAGGCTGTAGTGGACTCTgtggaaaggcaggaaaacagaCAACCATTTCGTTTGAGTCTACAGAAACTTGCACAATAAGCCTATTTATGCAGAAGCGTATTTCTTCAGTAATAAATCTGTTTGGATAAGGAACTGAAAAGAACCACAGTGACTTAGACTGGCGATAAGAATTCATCTTCTGTGCATtgagaaacagaactgaaatttatAAATAACCCACTGACTAGAGCGAATGTGTAATTAAGGGTACAATGCACTACTCTTGGCAAAACTGGGGCAGCTCTCTTACTTTCAGCACagcatttgattttattttttttctttttcctagccaCAATCTTGACTAACACAGTTGGATGTGTTTGCAGAGCGGCCTggtgttttctttgcttctgtggtGGTATATGTGCAGCGGTATATGTGACTGGCCAGTCTTCCTGCCCCGCTGACACACCGGGGTTGGATCGAGCTCTTTTCCTGTGTGTTCACTGGGAAATGCAGAAGTCGAAACCAACGCTATTCCCGGATGGGGCAGGCTGCATTTCCCCTCCTTGCCCTAGAACCTTTAATCGATAGCAGCTACAAATTGTTCATAGCTGTATTGGGAAATATCTCCTAGTCCCTCCTGACTGACTGTTTCGGCCCTTTCTCTCTGACCCTGGCAATGAGCTCAGCCCTGCTGACCACCGGCTGGGTGCCTGGAAGGAGGCAGGGCACCCTGTTGGCATCTGATTGTCCCGGCTGTAACTCTGCCGCAGACGGGCTCGTGTGAGTCTGTCTGTTCTGTTGCTCTGATATGAGcgtctctgtcttttttttttgaagggtatATGCTTGAGCCAGACCCTGATAAGAGACCTGATATTTATCAAGTCTCCTACTTTGCATTCAAATTGGCAAAGAAGGAATGCCCAGTCCAGAATGTCCAGGTGAGTGCGGCAAAGGAGTGGGCGGATGTAGGGCTTTGTGGGAGGAGGATGGTGGAGGGGGCGAAATTGCTGAATGCTGGGCATCCTGCCTTATTCTGTTGGTGGTTCCCCAATTCTGTAATTAGgaaggtcttttttttgtttggggtggggtCAGGAATCAGGGGTTTGTCTCATACCTGGTTTATTTCTGTCTGTCCCTGACTTACCTCCTCACCCAGTTACCAGGGTGAGGCCAAGCAAGAGACCTTGTGCGTGTGAAGAGGGAAAATTAGGCCATGCTTGTGAAACCGATTTGATTTCCAGGCACATTCATCATAGCGTGGGGTAATTTGTGCTGCCGTTGGTTTTAAACATAGCGGTTTGGTTTCTGCCGTCTGGCTGGGACTAGCGAACTTTACGTTTGAACTGCATCAGAGCTTACACAACCGTCTGCCCTTTCTTAGTGTTTCTTTATAGCCTTCAATTGAAAGATAGAGTTGACAAGTATTTTCTTACGGTGTTATGGACATCTGTGACATGAcactttattttgttatttcctggtaaggagaaacctttttttttttttttcccacccccctaTGTTCGGGTGGTTATTTATGTTCTTTATGAAAAGGACATGGGTTTGGTACTATTATACCTGTATTTTTTATAGCAGTATTAGAAAGTATTGCTGCCGTTGTCCCCAGGTTGTCTTAAAAATACCCAGATTCTACTACGAAGATTTGTGTTCAGATTCCACATGTAGTAAATGGTGAAAAAGCTGAAGtgtgttttttcccctggtaAAGACACTCCCAAACTACCGTCTCCTCATGACATTGAGTGGTTTGTCCTGTGTCCGACATGAAGAGTAATTGCTTTGGGGATCCCCCGGTTTCCCCATTTCATTGTGATGCTTTTGaaagttatttctgaaaatatttcttcctccctttaaaaatacaaaattcggTGTTTTTTGGGATCTGCAGAACTCTCCGATCCCCACTAAACTCCCAGACCCGGTTAAAGCAAGTGAAGCTGCTGCAAAGAAGAGTCAACCAAAGGCCAGGTAACCGCGTCTGCATTATGCTCAGCCCcctctcttcttgttgtctgttgTCTCTCTGCTGTTTATTAGGAAAGGCGCTTGGTATATTTAGCTTGTGGGCTTATATTTACACGTGGAGACAAGCACTGCGGTCCTGAGGCTTCTGTTTCAACGACATAAATAACCATTGATCcgaaagacagaaaatgcagaTATTAGGGGAAATTTTTCTGCAAGGGGAGGGTGTGTGACTTGGGCAATACTCAGCATGACTCAACAGCTAGGCTTTTTGTACTGAAGGCGCTGCTTGACAGCAGCACTTGAAGTTCATGCACTTGGATGAAATCTACTGTGTCATCCATCCGGAGGCAGTACCCGGAGTACCTGAGAGCAAAGTCAGGAGGAAGACTGCAGTGGGCCTGGAACTGGCCCAAAGAATGCGAGTCTGCTGAGAAACGGCACTGGGGACTATCGCTGTTTGAGTTTCACCTGTGGCAGATGATAACCTGACACAGTAATTACTGTAGGAAATTGCTGTGATTTCGGCGAGAGCCCTGTAATTTCTTCAGGGGGAGGACACAGGAAAGCCCAAGCAGTCTCCGTCCGAAGAGCCCAATTAGCGGGGAAACCACTGTACCgctgtgtttttttctcctctcctgatGCTGCTTGCTCTTCTCGTGATACTGTAATGGAGACTTGTAAATTCTGTTGGACAAAACTTGTACCTTATTTTACTGCAAGGTGGGCAGTACGGCAGTGGACACTCCAAAACCTAGAGTTTTCTTCAGACTCTGAAATAGGGCAtctctcctcctgcctgtcaGTCCCAGGACTctgctttgcttgtttttatAATTGAGTGCAGTTACCCTCACGTAAGTAGAACAACTTGATACCTACCAAGCAAAGGTACCCACAGAAGGGCAGGTGCTTTCTCGCTTCCTGGCTCTCTTGCTGTGCATTATTGGAGCTCAGTAAATATTGagcagagatcagaagagatCCGATGGCCTGACTCTAGTGTAGATGTACTAAAGTTAAGGTACTTCTAAAGATGGCAACTTAGACAACGCTGCCCAAAGGTACCAGCTGCTCTTAAACCAGTTTGTTACGTTCTTCATCTGCTCATCCACAGCTCTAAGTGGGTTTAAACAATATGCTGTACCAAACATTTGAATGAGTTGAGTGATTTTTACAAGTTCCAGCTGTCCAACAGGAGAACATGCCACAGTTggcaaaaaaagtcaaaatgatAGCATTGACTTAGTTGTTGTGGATACATCCGTTAAGTTTTACTGTGCTTGCAGTTTTCCGGAAAGAGTCAGCTTGTGTGTCTGGATGCCCACAAGTGTTTCACCTTCATCAGTCACATACCTCTAAAGTACTGGATGAGTTTTTTAAACCCTGCTGTGCATTGGCGTGCACCAACTATCAGGCTATCAAAGAGCGTGCTCTTACCGCTCTTCGGTTTATTTCTCTACCTTATTTTGTAGGCTGACAGATCCCATCCCTACGACAGAAACTTCCATAGCACCCCGCCAGAGACCTAAAGCAGGGCAGACACAACCCAACCCTGGAATTTTACCCATTCAGCCAGCCCTGACGCCTAGGAAGAGACCCACCGCTCAAGCAGCCATTCAGCCACAAGGTGACACGATGTTCCCTGTGCAGTGCCTTCCTGCCAGGCACGGCGTACTGCAGGGCTGTGGTGCACGGTGATCTAACGGATCTgcattatggggttttttttttcctcccagttgcaggacccgctgccctgggcagtggGCAGCCTTCGCTCCCTGCCAGCGTCCCCCAGCAAAAAGCAGCCCCTCAACAGACTCCAGCACAGCCGCAAGCCAAGCAGGCGCCAGCTCCGCAGCAAGCCTCCCAGGCGCAGCCCCAGGTCCCTTCTACTCAGCCCCAAGCGACACCTCAGCATCAACAGCAGCTTTTCttgaagcagcagcttctgcaacagcagcagcagcaacaggctGTGTattaccagcagcagcagcagatgatgCAAGCCCAGCAGGTAGATAGATGTGTGGCTGTGTTTGTTACGTGCTTCCTGTGCTAGAGGCCTGCAAGGCCGTATCTTTGCATTTATGGCAAGTCCCCTGGTTTTTTGCGGGGGATAGGTGCAGTTTTTAGGCATTTTCCAGTGTATCTCCAGTTCTCTAGCAAGACTCTTTTTGGCTACACGAGGCTGACGCTTCGACGTTTTCAGCTGTCAATGTGGAAGGCCTTGAGATAGTCaagtacaaacaaaaaataagcagTGCTGGGTTAAGATTTTACAGCTCCTGGTGTTTCAGGGTCTTGAGGTCAATGCTCAACTGTTAAGCAGAGGGGTGCgatttctcttctgctctctttGTGATACAAGAAACCCGACGTGCCTTTTCAACGGTGAgattcaggtttggttttgtggcaGACTGCGGTGATAGGGAGGCCTGTGAAAACATGACGTGTGAGACGGGGTGTGTCTAGATGACAGACTCGCGTGCTTAACCGCGGTGTTTATAGCAGCACAGATCTCTGCTAAAGCGTATTTAACAGGGGAAGCAAAGGGACAGTAAGTCTTCCTGTCCTGGGGAAAGGTTTAGAATCAATAAAGGTGGAGAAATGAGTTTGGGATGTGGGACAGGCTGTGCTGTGGGAGCCCCGTATGGGCAGGCGGAACGCAGAAAGGATCTAACAGGAGACCAGAAGGCAGTTTTCCACCACGCCTTTGCAGATGGTCTCCAGGCCATCGTAGCCTGTTCCTGCTTTGCCACTTGCAGTGGCTGTGACCATTCCTGAGGCTGGCCCGGAGTTCTGGTCGTGGTGCTCCAGttcccagctgcacagcaaaTGGCTCAACAACTGGTTTGTTTCCCAGTTCCCAGTGATGCAGCAAGGAGCGCCAGCGCAGCAGCAGCTGATGCAGAACTAttaccagcagcagcaacagcagcagcagcagcagatgatgGCCCAGCAGGCAGCAATGCAGCAGAAGACGGCAGTAGCAGCAgttcagcaaaagcagcaaaccccagcgcagcccccccaGGCCCAGCAAAGCGCGGCCCAGACAGCGCAGCCACAGGAGCAAGCGGTAAGAGCCTTGCGGAAAGGAGACAGGCAGCGGGATTTGGAGTTCTGGCAAGTGCTTTCCAGGTCCTGTATGCCTTTGTGCGGGGCAGCTGGCTTTTCAGAGCCACAGAGCCCAGGTAATAGGTGCTCTAGGGCCCGCTGGCCCCTAGCGCGTTAATACTGAGTCACAGGTGTCAGCACTAACCTTGCTGCATCAGAGCCATGTGCAATTGTTTGGACTGCTTTTTCTAACGAGTTGCTGTACTCTAGAGTTGTGCTCCCtagaaaaaaagatgagcagATGATGAGTAGAAAGCAGAAAGATAAAAGTAGCTGCTTAATGCAGCTTCTCTCTATCCCTCGCCCGTCATGCTGCCTTAGGAGGTGTGTGATAAACTGTTAAAAAACTATTTGTACTAATCACATCAGGATGGGCACCAGGAAACGGAACTAGTTCATGTTGCTGCTTGTTTGGAAAACTTCCACCTTGTATTCATGGCTCTGATGCAGAGGAAGGTCCAAGCAGCGTTCCTAGTTGTTTCTGGTGTCGggataacttttttctttaatgaatactatggaaaggaaacttctcaaacataaaataaataaataaattactaagCATCTGAACGTGTGTCCAAACTAAATGCTCTTTACTTAATGGAAAACGTGGCTGTCTGCAACAGGGAAATAGCCAGCTGTCCGCAGTGTGAAAGGCAGGGGGGCTGTGCCAGAGGGCAGGATCCCTGGTCCCAAAGTGTCGCTGCAGTGCGTGTGGGAAGAAGCCGTGCCCTTGACTTTTGTTCCTGCGCAATCCCATCCGCTCTCGCTTGGTTTTGGGAGCGCAAAGGGATGTCCCTGACTCTCGTTGCGTGTTGGAAAGCAAGCATGTGCAGGCATCAGGCAGGAGGACGCTGCCCTTTATTTTCCTGTACCGGGTCGCACGTGTGCGAAGCAAACAGTATCTGGTAATAAAGCACTTCAGGTACGCAATATTTGCATCCAGCTGAGGGTCAATTTGTGTTTACTCGTTCATGAGTTGCCAGTCATTCAGGACCTAATTCATCTCGCGAGCATGCTTACTTTGAAGTGACATCAGGAATTAATTTGACTAATAATCTCCGTAAGCCAGTGACCTGTGCAATGCCGGGGAGGCGTTGTTTGCTTTATTCTATATTAATTTTCAGGACTAAGCTGGTTGTTAGGGGAGGTGACAGGCTTGGAAATGGTGTGTTCCTGGTCTTGTTCTTGGTTTGCTGAATGACCTGGGGCAAGTCGGTTTATTGGAATTGGTGGGAGATCATGGGTACATGCAGACAGGTCTTGGATGGTGCCCATTGTTACCCTGTTCCTTTTACAAGAGAAAAGCCTGAAACCTAGTGTTGAAGTGCATCTCTAAAGAGCTTTGCTGTGATTTACCAGTACAAAAACAGTCTTAATTTTATTAAATCAGCTGGATTGAAAATTAGCCTTATCCCCCCAGAACGCTGATCGTAACAGATGCGTCCGGACACTTTTCCGCTCCTGTAGCAGTCAGGAGGGAAAAAGCAGTCGctggctcctttaaaaaaaatgatagtGAGACATGGTCTCTGCGGAGCAGAGTCTCTGAGCAGAAGATACCAAGCCAGGACCTGTCAAAACCTTTCATCTCGCAAGATTTCGGCTTAATAAGCTCTGCATTCATTCCTGTGGAGGGTTTCGGCACTGCCCTTTTATTTCTCAGCACCAAATGTACTGTTCCGCAGTGACCTATATAGCGAGATGTAAGGTGGATGCATCAGGAGCAGTCAGGTCAGCTTGCTTCTCAGCTGCAATGAATTAGTCTGCCTGAAAATGCCAGATGAAAAGCAAGACAGCGAACCGCTTGTTTGCCTTGCCCCGCTGTAGTTAAGCACCACACTGGGGATGTGACTCTCTTCTCATTGCTCTCTCAGGTCTTTCCAAGTCTTTTATCTGCGTTCCTTAGTTGAAAATGGCCTGGGATGATACGGGGTGGGGAACAGGGAGCCTAGTGCCCAGGCAGTGGAGGTGACGTGCACAGCTCTCTGCTCTTTGCATCCtggtttttctgctttaaatccaAACGCGATAATCTCCCTGACAGACGGATTTTGCAGAATCACATAATGGGAAGCGATGCTGCTGTTTGTCACtacaaaacagtatttcaaaCATTTATGGGTTTGGGAGTTTAACAGAGGACTGAGGTAATGGAAAAAAGAGGTTAGTTTTGAGGAAACCCCTGAAGTTTCCAAAGGATTTGTAGCTGGGCTATCTTGGTTTATGCCTAAACGGAATGTGCATGTTTTCTCCTCCTTATTTTAATGACAAATGTTGTTCCTCtggtgctttttggtttttttgggttttttttttttttggcataaaagCTCCTTGCACAAGATTTCTGCAGAAGACCTGTACTCCTTTAGGGATTTGACCCCAACCACACATCATCTGCTGGAGGAAGTGCTGCTCTTCCCCTTACCCCCACTCCGTGTGTTCATATGACAAGACTCCTGTACGCTATgatatggtttctttttttttttttacctctgcccTGGATCTCGGCCTCTTTACCCATGGGCAAGTTTCTGAGACCAGCTAGCCTTTAATGGCAAGCGCTAATAGGGACTTGGCCTCCAGAGCTGCACCATGGAAAGGGGAGAAAGTCTCTGCTTGTGCGTTTGTACTAATCCTGAAATACAGCGAATTCCCCCTGCCCCCAattcttttgtttgtgtgttgggttttcttttcccccctctagaCTGTCGCCCGTCCATGACTTGCAGGTCAGATCCTCCAGCACGTAGCGGTTTTTTCATTGTGACTGTTGTTCGTGAACAAGGACATCCCATTTCACTTTCTCTCCTAGGTGCAGGCACAAATGAGGCAACAGCAAAAACCTCAAACCACTCCCCCCACAGCAATGCAAGGGCAGAAGCTGGGCTCTCTCACCCCTCCGTCCTCCCCCAAGACGCAGCGTGCAGGACACAGGAGGATTCTGAGTGATGTGACCCACAGTGCAGTTTTTGGGGTTCCGGCCAGCAAGTCTacccagctcctgcaggcagctgctgctgaagccagTCTCAACAAGTCCAAGTAGGTGGCTGCTCACTTGGTGTCAAAGAGTGTAGAGGGAGGAGGGGGTAGATGAGGCTCTTTGCAGATGTCCTAGGCAAATCTCTGAGATGAAGGTGGGCAGCAAACTCTGTGAGGTCTAAATGAGAGTCTTTCCCTTCCCAAGCCCACAGTTTAGGGCTTGGCAGAAAGTTGCTGAAAAACTTCTGCAAGGGCAGAAGTCCTCCTGAGTGCTTCCATGCTCCCCAAAAGCTAAACAAACAGGACCTTCCTCTGGATTACGGCAGCGAGCATCGTTTCAGCTGTTCTGCCAGTAGCCCTGGTGCATGCTTCATGTTTGCCGCTTAGCATCCGCGCTTTCCCCAGGAGTACTTGCTGGGTCACTTTTACAGTGCCTACAGGCAGGAAGCCTCCACGTGGGCATTGCAGAAGATTGTTTCAAATAGGATATTTATGTTGCTTCTTTTAATCCCTGACACCAGGATGCTCAACCAGATGATGGGTAGGTAAGGTCCCAGCTTTCTGGTCATGCAAGTACAAGAACTTGTGCTGAGTGTTTTAAGTAGGAAATAATTATAATGCAGTAGCTTGGACCAGCTCTTAGTGCTGGCCAGAGGATTTCAGATGGGTTATTAATGACTCTTCTTTGGTTGGGGTGATCACATCCAGATCTGCTTCCACCACACCCTCGGGTTCCCCAAGGACCTCACAGCAGAATGTCTATAACCCGCCTGATGTCTCCACGTGGAATCCCTTTGACGACGATAACTTCTCcaagctgacagctgaggagctgctgaaCAAGGACTTTGCAAAGCTAGGTGACGGTAGGTGCAAGGAGATGGTTTAATGCCAACCTGCTCTCAAAATGGAAAATGGCATGGAATGATGATGCTTTCGGTCAGATGCTGTTGGGGTGCTCCCATGTTATCATGGTCCTCTGTGCCTGTTAAGAGCCAAATCCCTCCAGTTTCCCTTCTTAGTCCCTGTCCCCTTCGCTGAGCAATTGCAATTAAACGAGCACGACCCTCAAAGGTACTAACTGCTTTTAAAGTGGCCTCGATTAGTTGGTTGTAGAAGCTACAGTTTAAACTCTGCTTCCTCTGCAAGTTATGATTTGCAGGAAGGGTCTTAAGTCACATGCTGAACTAGTGTCCTAAAAATCTAGGTAAGTAAGCAACCTTCAGAATGGAAGTTTTTCCCCCTAAATCTGTGTCTGGCGTTTCAGGGAAAGCTCCAGAAAAGATGAGCAGTTCCACAGAGAACTTGATTCCAGGTTTCCAGCCAGCTTCATCTGCAGCCCAGGCAGATGCATTCGGTGGCTCTTCCTTCACTGCTGGATCAGGTGAGTTCGTGAACGCATCTGAGAGGGCAATACCCTGgtcagcactgcagaaaaatggCAACTCCTTGTCGTAGCCTCTTTAAAAGGAAGGTAAAACTGATGTAAATTGAGTTGCCCCTTGGCACTGAGAACTGTAGGATAGGGTTGGCCCTTCAGTAAAAAAGGGAAGTACTCGTCACAGTTGGGTAGTAGAGACAGGAGGCGCTGTCTATAGGCAAAGGTGAGGCTTTTGGTGAGGGAAGAAACTAAATGAGCCCCTTAAGGTCACAAGAAAGCTTCTTAACATGTTGAAGTTCCATGAAGCTCCTAATTAGAAGTAAAATATGTAGCTTGCAATAAGGGAATTGGACTTAGAGACATTGGTCAGACATGCTGGAGGATATTCCTTGCCTGCAGTTGTTAGGCTGTatgaaggaggaggggagcaaGGATAAGAATGTCTCCGCCGCTGAATGAGGAGAACAGCagagacaggagagagcagggaaaatCTCAGGGAAGAGCACAGTTTGGGTCATAACTGACATGTTAAATGGTGAAGGCAAGAAGTTTTGCCAGGAGTCCTTGGCTGGTCTAAGAAGCTTTTCTGCTGAGGCCTCTGCGTGTGTGATCTTGTCTGATGTCTCCTTTGGTGCTTGGCTACCAAGGTTTTGCCGTGAGCAGCCCCATCTATGCTGAAAAAACTCAGTGAGTGCTGCTGCTTGTCTCTAGTTCTTCAGCATCAGTTCTCACTGAACGCAGCAAAGACCTCCCAAGCGCAGTATCGGAAAACTGCTTCCAGGAGCCCTAAACGCAAGTGATCCTCTCCCCCATCTTATGCAGCCATTGTTACTGGGGACAAATGCGACCGTTTGATGTTTCCTCACTGAAGCACACCAACCCTTGGTGAGAGGAGAGAGACTGAAGAATCCTTTGTGGGGCAAGAAGTGACAAATCCATTTACGcttatttctatttataaaaaGAGATTTAGAGGAGCTTATAACTGAGCTTGGTATTGTTGGCTCTTAGCTGAGAATTGAGGAGTTGGAGTCCATGATGCGAGAGTGCTCTAGGGGGTTTCTTTCTGAGTTTGTCCAGCTGTTCAGTGCCCTGTGAACAGTTGATGATGTTCCATCAGCCTTTGTGGAGTAATGTTGAGTAGCAGCAGCTCCAGATTCAGCTGTAATGTACTTTCTGCGAAGCCCAGAAGCATCTGCATGTTCTGGGCTTTCTAGAGACCGTAGCACGTTTGATTCTTTTTGTAGCTGTCTTTAAAATGTGCCCCTTGACTCTCCTGTCCCATGGTTTGGCAGAGGAAGGTTTCTTGGGAATTCAGCGCTGGCACTGGGCTGGGCATTTGTAgaccttctctttttctttgcccGTAGATATGAGCCTGCCTAAGCCTGTCTGATGCAGGATACCTTTTATTTCAAAGAGGCCCGACGTTGGGGCCGGCCCGCTGCGTGCCCTTTGTCGAGGCGTTTCACCTTTTGTGCCAGTGTAAAGTGAGACAATAGTACTTCCCTTTCGTGGAACATTTTGAGATCTGTGGGTTAAATTGTGTTGGAGAGCTACATGGTAAT
It includes:
- the AAK1 gene encoding AP2-associated protein kinase 1 isoform X19, whose protein sequence is MQLKQLSKWLYVKIWIMLVGRGFLGQAISGAPPSMVPSQKDKVGLGCAWRAVVSIKGGFAIVFLVRTSNGMKCALKRMYVNNEYDLQVCKREIQIMRDLSGHKNIVGYIDSSINSVSSGDVWEVLILMDFCRGGQVVNLMNQRLQTGFTENEVLQIFCDTCEAVARLHQCKTPIIHRDLKVENILLHDRGHYVLCDFGSATNKFQNPQTEGVNAVEEEIKKYTTLSYRAPEMVNLYSGKLITTKADIWALGCLLYKLCYFTLPFGESQVAICDGNFTIPDNSRHSQDMHCLIRYMLEPDPDKRPDIYQVSYFAFKLAKKECPVQNVQNSPIPTKLPDPVKASEAAAKKSQPKARLTDPIPTTETSIAPRQRPKAGQTQPNPGILPIQPALTPRKRPTAQAAIQPQVAGPAALGSGQPSLPASVPQQKAAPQQTPAQPQAKQAPAPQQASQAQPQVPSTQPQATPQHQQQLFLKQQLLQQQQQQQAVYYQQQQQMMQAQQFPVMQQGAPAQQQLMQNYYQQQQQQQQQQMMAQQAAMQQKTAVAAVQQKQQTPAQPPQAQQSAAQTAQPQEQAVQAQMRQQQKPQTTPPTAMQGQKLGSLTPPSSPKTQRAGHRRILSDVTHSAVFGVPASKSTQLLQAAAAEASLNKSKSASTTPSGSPRTSQQNVYNPPDVSTWNPFDDDNFSKLTAEELLNKDFAKLGDGKAPEKMSSSTENLIPGFQPASSAAQADAFGGSSFTAGSGTQT
- the AAK1 gene encoding AP2-associated protein kinase 1 isoform X15, whose translation is MQLKQLSKWLYVKIWIMLVGRGFLGQAISGAPPSMVPSQKDKVGLGCAWRAVVSIKGGFAIVFLVRTSNGMKCALKRMYVNNEYDLQVCKREIQIMRDLSGHKNIVGYIDSSINSVSSGDVWEVLILMDFCRGGQVVNLMNQRLQTGFTENEVLQIFCDTCEAVARLHQCKTPIIHRDLKVENILLHDRGHYVLCDFGSATNKFQNPQTEGVNAVEEEIKKYTTLSYRAPEMVNLYSGKLITTKADIWALGCLLYKLCYFTLPFGESQVAICDGNFTIPDNSRHSQDMHCLIRYMLEPDPDKRPDIYQVSYFAFKLAKKECPVQNVQNSPIPTKLPDPVKASEAAAKKSQPKARLTDPIPTTETSIAPRQRPKAGQTQPNPGILPIQPALTPRKRPTAQAAIQPQVAGPAALGSGQPSLPASVPQQKAAPQQTPAQPQAKQAPAPQQASQAQPQVPSTQPQATPQHQQQLFLKQQLLQQQQQQQAVYYQQQQQMMQAQQFPVMQQGAPAQQQLMQNYYQQQQQQQQQQMMAQQAAMQQKTAVAAVQQKQQTPAQPPQAQQSAAQTAQPQEQAVQAQMRQQQKPQTTPPTAMQGQKLGSLTPPSSPKTQRAGHRRILSDVTHSAVFGVPASKSTQLLQAAAAEASLNKSKSASTTPSGSPRTSQQNVYNPPDVSTWNPFDDDNFSKLTAEELLNKDFAKLGDGKAPEKMSSSTENLIPGFQPASSAAQADAFGGSSFTAGSEDTNLISGFDAPEGSEKVTEDEFDPIPVLISKNSQGGHSRNNSGSSESSLPNIARSLLLVDQLIDL
- the AAK1 gene encoding AP2-associated protein kinase 1 isoform X17, which gives rise to MQLKQLSKWLYVKIWIMLVGRGFLGQAISGAPPSMVPSQKDKVGLGCAWRAVVSIKGGFAIVFLVRTSNGMKCALKRMYVNNEYDLQVCKREIQIMRDLSGHKNIVGYIDSSINSVSSGDVWEVLILMDFCRGGQVVNLMNQRLQTGFTENEVLQIFCDTCEAVARLHQCKTPIIHRDLKVENILLHDRGHYVLCDFGSATNKFQNPQTEGVNAVEEEIKKYTTLSYRAPEMVNLYSGKLITTKADIWALGCLLYKLCYFTLPFGESQVAICDGNFTIPDNSRHSQDMHCLIRYMLEPDPDKRPDIYQVSYFAFKLAKKECPVQNVQNSPIPTKLPDPVKASEAAAKKSQPKARLTDPIPTTETSIAPRQRPKAGQTQPNPGILPIQPALTPRKRPTAQAAIQPQVAGPAALGSGQPSLPASVPQQKAAPQQTPAQPQAKQAPAPQQASQAQPQVPSTQPQATPQHQQQLFLKQQLLQQQQQQQAVYYQQQQQMMQAQQFPVMQQGAPAQQQLMQNYYQQQQQQQQQQMMAQQAAMQQKTAVAAVQQKQQTPAQPPQAQQSAAQTAQPQEQAVQAQMRQQQKPQTTPPTAMQGQKLGSLTPPSSPKTQRAGHRRILSDVTHSAVFGVPASKSTQLLQAAAAEASLNKSKSASTTPSGSPRTSQQNVYNPPDVSTWNPFDDDNFSKLTAEELLNKDFAKLGDGKAPEKMSSSTENLIPGFQPASSAAQADAFGGSSFTAGSAEKTKDILSLDASPPLLTVPDPFTPLALSDTPGLLHSVPLA
- the AAK1 gene encoding AP2-associated protein kinase 1 isoform X18 codes for the protein MQLKQLSKWLYVKIWIMLVGRGFLGQAISGAPPSMVPSQKDKVGLGCAWRAVVSIKGGFAIVFLVRTSNGMKCALKRMYVNNEYDLQVCKREIQIMRDLSGHKNIVGYIDSSINSVSSGDVWEVLILMDFCRGGQVVNLMNQRLQTGFTENEVLQIFCDTCEAVARLHQCKTPIIHRDLKVENILLHDRGHYVLCDFGSATNKFQNPQTEGVNAVEEEIKKYTTLSYRAPEMVNLYSGKLITTKADIWALGCLLYKLCYFTLPFGESQVAICDGNFTIPDNSRHSQDMHCLIRYMLEPDPDKRPDIYQVSYFAFKLAKKECPVQNVQNSPIPTKLPDPVKASEAAAKKSQPKARLTDPIPTTETSIAPRQRPKAGQTQPNPGILPIQPALTPRKRPTAQAAIQPQVAGPAALGSGQPSLPASVPQQKAAPQQTPAQPQAKQAPAPQQASQAQPQVPSTQPQATPQHQQQLFLKQQLLQQQQQQQAVYYQQQQQMMQAQQFPVMQQGAPAQQQLMQNYYQQQQQQQQQQMMAQQAAMQQKTAVAAVQQKQQTPAQPPQAQQSAAQTAQPQEQAVQAQMRQQQKPQTTPPTAMQGQKLGSLTPPSSPKTQRAGHRRILSDVTHSAVFGVPASKSTQLLQAAAAEASLNKSKSASTTPSGSPRTSQQNVYNPPDVSTWNPFDDDNFSKLTAEELLNKDFAKLGDGKAPEKMSSSTENLIPGFQPASSAAQADAFGGSSFTAGSGGHSRNNSGSSESSLPNIARSLLLVDQLIDL